The sequence ACGCCGGCCTCTCCGCAATCGGCGGGGCGCAACATTAAACGCCTGGTGCCCCCATTCATTGGAACAATAGTAATCAAATGACTAGCAAAACGTCTCGACCGGTTACCGACACCATTCTCAATTTCATTGGGGGTTCCTTTCGCAAGGGCAGCCAGGGCAAGGCCTTTGCCAACGTCAACCCAGCAACCGGACAAACGATCGGTACCGTCCATGAGGCGAGTGAAGCCGATGTGGCCGACGCAGTGGCAGCGGCCAGGGCAGCGCTTGACGGGCCGTGGGGCAAAATGACAACGGCCGAAAGGGTCAAGTTGATCGTTGCGGTAGCCGACGAGATCGACCGCCGTTCGGGGGATTTTCTTGAGGCGGAGGTCGCCGACACTGGCAAGCCCCGCCACCTGGCTTCGCATATCGATATTCCGCGCGGCGCAGCAAATTTTCGGATGTTCGCCGATGTTATTGCGACGATGCCGAACGAATCTTTCACGACGCCAACGCCCGATGGCGGGCGGGCAATCAATTACGCGGTGCGCAAGCCCAAGGGCGTGATTGCGGTGATATGCCCGTGGAATTTCCCTCTCCTGCTGATGACCTGGAAGGTCGGACCTGCGCTGGCCTGCGGCAACACCGTCGTGATCAAGCCGTCGGAGGAAACCCCACGTACGGCGGCTCTTCTTGGCGAAGTCATGAATAAGGTGGGGGTGCCAGAGGGCGTCTACAACGTAGTGCATGGTTTCGGCGCGGGCTCGGCCGGGGAATATCTGACCACCAACAAGGATGTGGACGCCATAACCTTTACCGGAGAGACCGGGACTGGCCAGGCGATCATGCAGAAGGCTGCGATCGGGGTTCGCGACGTGTCTTTCGAGCTCGGCGGCAAGAACGCGGCGATCGTCTTCGCCGACGCTGATCTCGACAAGGCGATCGAGGGCCTCTCGCGCTCGGTCTTCCTCAACACCGGGCAGGTCTGCCTCGGCACTGAGCGCGTCTATGTCGAGCGACCGCTGTTTGATGAATTCGTCCGGCGGATGACGCTAGCGGCGCAGGCATTCAAGCCCGGTGCCATAGACGATCCGGCCTACCTTGGGCCGCTGAGCAGCGCAGAGCACCGCGAAAAGGTACTCGGCTATTACGCGAAGGCGGTGGAAGAAGGGGCGACGGTTGTCACTGGCGGCGGCGTTCCGGAAGTCGATGGCGATCAGGCGGGCGGCTTCTACGTGGAGCCAACGCTGTGGACCGGCCTAGCTCATGACAGCACGGTGATGCGCGAGGAAATCTTCGGTCCATGCTGCGGCCTGATCCTCTTCGACAGCGAAGACGAGGTCATCGCGCTGGCCAATGACACCGACTACGGACTGTGCGCGACCGTATGGACCGAAAATATCTCGCGCGCGCACCGGGTGGCGGCGGCGATGCAAGTGGGTGTGTGCTGGGTCAATTGCTGGTTCCTGCGCGATTTGCGCACCGCATTCGGCGGATCAGGCCATTCCGGCATTGGGCGGGAGGGCGGTGTTCACAGCCTCGAATTCTACACTGAAACTGAAAACATCTGCGTGAAACTCTGAAACCATGACTACAGAAACCAACATCGACCCTAAGGTCATTCAACAAGCCGCCGAACAATTGCGCGGTGCCGCGATAAGCGGAAAACCCGTGGCGCCGGTTCGCGATCTCATATCGGCGGGCGGCGTGGATGCGGCCTATGCCGTGCAGGAGGTCAATACCCGGCACTATGTCGACAGCGGACGAAGACTGGTAGGCCGCAAGATCGGCCTCACCTCGCTCGCGGTCCAGCGGCAGCTTGGTGTCGACCAGCCCGATTACGGCATGCTGTTTGCCGATATGGACGTGCCCGAAGGCATGCCGATCTCGCTTGATCAGGTGATTCAGCCCAAGGTCGAGGCCGAGATCGCGATTGTCATCGGCCGCGACCTACCGCATCCGGACCTGACTACCGCCGAAATGATCTGCGCGGTGGAATATGTCGTGCCGGCGATCGAGATCGTCGACAGCCGGGTGGCCAACTGGGACATTCGTATTTGGGATACCGTAGCTGATAATGCCTCCAGCGGACTGTTCGTGCTGGGTGCCGTTCCGCGCAAGCTTGACGGGCTAGACCTGCGCGAATGCGGTATGGTGATGGAGATCAAGGGCGAACCCATTTCGGTCGGCGCCGGGATCGCCTGCCTGGGCAGCCCGATCACCGCGTCCTTGTGGTTGGCGCAGGTGATGGCGCGTGTCGGTCGGCCGTTGCTTGAAGGCGACGTGATCCTGTCGGGTGCGCTCGGTCCGATGGCCGGCGTGAACCGCGGTGAGGTTGTCGAGGCAAGAATCAACGGAGTTGGAACAGTTCGCGCAGAATTCGCCGCCGACGGCAACTGAAGATTGGATGAAAGACAAACCTATGGCTAAAATGAAATGTGCGATTATCGGCTCAGGCA comes from Sphingorhabdus sp. YGSMI21 and encodes:
- a CDS encoding 2-hydroxymuconic semialdehyde dehydrogenase; translation: MTSKTSRPVTDTILNFIGGSFRKGSQGKAFANVNPATGQTIGTVHEASEADVADAVAAARAALDGPWGKMTTAERVKLIVAVADEIDRRSGDFLEAEVADTGKPRHLASHIDIPRGAANFRMFADVIATMPNESFTTPTPDGGRAINYAVRKPKGVIAVICPWNFPLLLMTWKVGPALACGNTVVIKPSEETPRTAALLGEVMNKVGVPEGVYNVVHGFGAGSAGEYLTTNKDVDAITFTGETGTGQAIMQKAAIGVRDVSFELGGKNAAIVFADADLDKAIEGLSRSVFLNTGQVCLGTERVYVERPLFDEFVRRMTLAAQAFKPGAIDDPAYLGPLSSAEHREKVLGYYAKAVEEGATVVTGGGVPEVDGDQAGGFYVEPTLWTGLAHDSTVMREEIFGPCCGLILFDSEDEVIALANDTDYGLCATVWTENISRAHRVAAAMQVGVCWVNCWFLRDLRTAFGGSGHSGIGREGGVHSLEFYTETENICVKL
- a CDS encoding fumarylacetoacetate hydrolase family protein, which gives rise to MTTETNIDPKVIQQAAEQLRGAAISGKPVAPVRDLISAGGVDAAYAVQEVNTRHYVDSGRRLVGRKIGLTSLAVQRQLGVDQPDYGMLFADMDVPEGMPISLDQVIQPKVEAEIAIVIGRDLPHPDLTTAEMICAVEYVVPAIEIVDSRVANWDIRIWDTVADNASSGLFVLGAVPRKLDGLDLRECGMVMEIKGEPISVGAGIACLGSPITASLWLAQVMARVGRPLLEGDVILSGALGPMAGVNRGEVVEARINGVGTVRAEFAADGN